One Bacillus sp. FJAT-52991 genomic region harbors:
- the rpoB gene encoding DNA-directed RNA polymerase subunit beta has product MTGQLVQYGRHRQRRSYARISEVLELPNLIEIQTSSYQWFLDEGLREMFQDISPIEDFTGNLALEFIDYSLGDPKYPVDESKERDVTYSAPLRVKVRLLNKETGEVKDQEVFMGDFPLMTETGTFIINGAERVIVSQLVRSPSVYYNGKLDKNGKKGFTATVIPNRGAWLEYETDAKDIVYVRIDRTRKLPITVLLRALGFGSDQEIIDLIGDNEYIRNTLEKDNTESTEKALIEIYERLRPGEPPTVENAKSLLISRFFDPKRYDLASVGRYKINKKLHTKNRLFGQRLAETLADPETGEIIAEAGTLLDRRTLDKIIPHLESGAGFKTFRQSGGVVEEDIIVQSIKIYAPNSEEEKVINVIGNGFPEFDVKHITPADIISSIGYFFNLLYGVGNTDDIDHLGNRRLRSVGELLQNQFRIGLSRMERVVRERMSIQDTNTITPQQLINIRPVIASIKEFFGSSQLSQFMDQTNPLAELTHKRRLSALGPGGLTRERAGFEVRDVHYSHYGRMCPIETPEGPNIGLINSLSSYAKVNRFGFIETPYRRVDPETGKVTSRIDYLTADEEDNYVVAQANVPLAEDGSFLEEEVVARFRGENTVVKRERADYMDVSPKQVVSAATACIPFLENDDSNRALMGANMQRQAVPLMQPEAPIVGTGMEYVSGKDSGAAVICKHEGIVEHVESREIWVRRIQEIDGQEVKGNLDKYRLLKFIRSNQGTCYNQRPIVSTGDRVTKGEILADGPSMEKGELALGRNVMVGFMTWDGYNYEDAIIMSERLVKDDVYTSIHIEEYESESRDTKLGPEEITRDIPNVGEDALRNLDERGIIRVGAEVKDGDLLVGKVTPKGVTELTAEERLLHAIFGEKAREVRDTSLRVPHGGGGIVLDVKVFNREDGDELPPGVNQLVRVYIVQKRKISEGDKMAGRHGNKGVISRILPEEDMPFLPDGTPIDIMLNPLGVPSRMNIGQVLELHLGMAARYLGIHVATPVFDGATEDDVWETIEEAGMSRDAKTVLYDGRSGEPFDNRVSVGIMYMIKLAHMVDDKLHARSTGPYSLVTQQPLGGKAQFGGQRFGEMEVWALEAYGAAYTLQEILTVKSDDIVGRVKTYEAIVKGENVPEPGVPESFKVLIKELQSLGMDVKIMSGDDQEIEMRDLEDEDDIQQADTLNIAPEETATEKVSSTD; this is encoded by the coding sequence TTGACAGGTCAACTAGTTCAGTATGGACGACACCGCCAACGTAGAAGTTATGCACGTATTAGCGAAGTTTTAGAATTACCAAATCTTATTGAAATCCAAACATCCTCCTATCAATGGTTTCTTGATGAGGGCTTAAGAGAGATGTTTCAGGACATTTCTCCTATTGAAGATTTCACTGGTAATCTTGCATTGGAATTTATCGATTATAGTCTTGGCGACCCGAAGTATCCAGTCGACGAGTCTAAGGAGCGCGATGTAACGTATTCAGCTCCGCTTCGAGTAAAAGTCCGTCTTTTAAACAAAGAGACTGGTGAAGTGAAAGACCAAGAAGTGTTCATGGGCGATTTTCCGCTTATGACTGAAACAGGAACATTCATTATCAATGGAGCAGAACGTGTTATCGTTTCCCAGCTAGTTCGTTCTCCGAGTGTGTATTACAACGGAAAACTGGATAAGAACGGGAAGAAAGGTTTTACTGCTACAGTGATCCCAAACCGTGGTGCTTGGCTCGAATATGAGACAGATGCAAAGGATATTGTTTATGTCCGCATAGACCGCACACGAAAACTACCAATTACAGTATTGCTTCGTGCTCTAGGGTTTGGCTCTGATCAAGAAATCATCGATCTAATCGGCGATAATGAATACATTCGCAACACGCTTGAAAAAGATAATACGGAAAGCACGGAAAAAGCGCTGATTGAAATTTATGAGCGTCTTCGTCCGGGTGAACCACCAACTGTTGAAAATGCGAAAAGCTTACTGATCTCTCGTTTCTTTGATCCGAAACGATACGATTTAGCAAGTGTAGGACGATACAAAATCAATAAGAAGCTTCATACGAAAAATCGTTTGTTTGGTCAACGTTTAGCTGAAACGCTTGCGGACCCAGAAACAGGTGAAATTATCGCTGAAGCAGGTACTCTTCTTGATCGCCGTACACTAGACAAAATTATTCCTCACCTTGAAAGCGGGGCAGGGTTTAAAACGTTCCGTCAATCTGGTGGTGTAGTAGAAGAAGATATCATTGTTCAATCGATTAAGATTTACGCTCCAAATAGCGAAGAAGAGAAAGTTATTAACGTTATCGGAAATGGTTTCCCAGAGTTTGATGTGAAGCATATCACACCTGCAGATATCATTTCTTCGATCGGTTATTTCTTCAACCTTCTTTATGGAGTAGGAAATACGGACGATATCGATCATTTAGGTAATCGTCGCCTTCGTTCTGTTGGTGAATTGCTTCAAAACCAGTTCCGAATTGGTTTATCACGTATGGAGCGTGTCGTTCGTGAAAGAATGTCCATCCAAGATACAAATACAATTACACCACAGCAATTAATTAATATTCGCCCAGTTATTGCGTCTATTAAAGAGTTCTTTGGAAGCTCTCAGCTTTCTCAGTTCATGGACCAAACGAATCCGCTAGCTGAATTGACGCACAAGCGTCGTTTATCTGCATTAGGACCTGGTGGTTTAACAAGGGAACGCGCAGGCTTTGAAGTGCGTGACGTTCACTACTCTCACTATGGTCGTATGTGTCCAATTGAAACGCCAGAGGGTCCAAACATCGGTTTGATCAACTCTTTATCATCTTATGCAAAAGTCAACCGATTTGGCTTTATTGAAACACCATATCGCCGAGTTGATCCGGAAACAGGAAAAGTAACGAGTCGCATTGATTACTTAACGGCTGACGAGGAAGATAACTATGTTGTTGCTCAGGCGAACGTACCTTTAGCTGAAGACGGTTCATTCCTTGAAGAAGAAGTAGTGGCGCGTTTCCGTGGAGAAAACACGGTAGTTAAACGCGAACGTGCAGATTACATGGACGTTTCACCTAAACAGGTTGTTTCTGCTGCGACTGCTTGTATTCCTTTCTTAGAAAATGATGACTCCAACCGTGCCCTAATGGGAGCGAACATGCAACGTCAGGCTGTGCCATTAATGCAGCCGGAAGCTCCGATTGTAGGAACAGGTATGGAGTATGTATCAGGAAAAGACTCTGGTGCTGCTGTCATTTGTAAGCATGAAGGTATCGTTGAACATGTTGAATCTCGTGAAATTTGGGTTCGTCGCATTCAAGAAATTGACGGACAAGAGGTTAAAGGAAATCTCGATAAATATCGTTTACTGAAGTTTATTCGTTCTAACCAAGGAACATGCTATAATCAACGTCCAATTGTTAGTACAGGAGATCGTGTGACAAAAGGGGAAATCCTCGCCGATGGTCCATCTATGGAAAAAGGTGAACTTGCCCTTGGTCGTAACGTAATGGTCGGATTCATGACATGGGACGGTTACAACTATGAAGATGCCATCATCATGAGTGAAAGACTCGTGAAAGATGATGTTTACACATCTATTCACATCGAAGAGTACGAATCAGAGTCTAGGGATACGAAATTAGGACCTGAAGAAATCACTCGCGATATTCCTAACGTAGGTGAAGATGCGCTTCGCAATCTAGACGAGCGTGGAATCATTCGTGTAGGAGCAGAAGTGAAGGATGGAGATCTACTTGTAGGTAAAGTAACGCCAAAAGGAGTTACAGAACTTACTGCTGAAGAACGTCTATTACATGCGATCTTCGGTGAAAAAGCACGTGAAGTACGCGATACATCCCTTCGTGTACCACACGGTGGGGGCGGAATTGTCCTTGACGTAAAAGTGTTTAACCGCGAAGATGGAGATGAGCTTCCACCGGGTGTGAACCAACTTGTTCGTGTTTATATCGTTCAGAAGCGTAAAATTTCTGAAGGGGATAAAATGGCCGGACGACATGGTAACAAAGGGGTAATCTCTCGTATTTTACCGGAAGAGGATATGCCTTTCTTGCCGGATGGCACGCCGATCGACATCATGTTAAACCCATTAGGGGTACCTTCTCGTATGAATATCGGACAGGTGCTTGAGCTTCATCTTGGAATGGCAGCTAGATACCTTGGTATCCATGTGGCTACTCCTGTATTCGATGGTGCGACCGAGGATGATGTATGGGAAACAATTGAAGAAGCAGGAATGTCTCGCGATGCGAAAACCGTTCTTTATGATGGTCGAAGCGGAGAGCCATTCGATAACCGTGTATCAGTTGGGATCATGTACATGATCAAATTGGCGCACATGGTTGATGACAAGCTTCATGCTCGTTCAACTGGACCTTACTCTCTTGTGACACAACAACCTCTAGGCGGTAAAGCTCAGTTTGGTGGTCAGCGTTTCGGAGAGATGGAGGTTTGGGCACTCGAGGCATATGGAGCTGCTTATACACTTCAAGAAATCCTTACAGTTAAATCGGATGACATTGTTGGTCGTGTAAAAACATATGAAGCGATTGTTAAAGGTGAAAATGTTCCAGAGCCAGGTGTTCCGGAGTCATTTAAAGTTTTAATTAAAGAACTTCAAAGTTTAGGTATGGACGTGAAGATCATGTCTGGAGACGATCAAGAAATTGAGATGCGTGATTTAGAAGATGAGGATGATATTCAGCAGGCAGATACATTAAACATCGCCCCTGAAGAAACAGCAACTGAAAAAGTAAGTTCAACGGATTAA
- the rpoC gene encoding DNA-directed RNA polymerase subunit beta', whose product MLDVNNFEYMKIGLASPDKIRSWSFGEVKKPETINYRTLKPEKDGLFCERIFGPTKDWECHCGKYKRVRYKGVVCDRCGVEVTKAKVRRERMGHIELAAPVSHIWYFKGIPSRMGLVLDMSPRSLEEVIYFASYVVTEAGDTSLEKKQLLSEKEYRVYRDKYGSKFQASMGAEAIKKLLADIDLEKEVEVLKDELKSAQGQRRTRAIKRLEVIEAFRHSGNNPDWMILDVLPVIPPELRPMVQLDGGRFATSDLNDLYRRVINRNNRLKRLLDLGAPSIIVQNEKRMLQEAVDALIDNGRRGRPVTGPGNRPLKSLSHMLKGKQGRFRQNLLGKRVDYSGRSVIVVGPNLKMYQCGLPKEMALELFKPFVMKELVGKGLAHNIKSAKRKIERVHPEVWDVLEEVIREHPVLLNRAPTLHRLGIQAFEPTLVEGRAIRLHPLVCTAYNADFDGDQMAVHVPLSAEAQAEARMLMLAAQNILNPKDGKPVVTPSQDMVLGNYYLTLEREDAIGEGMIFKDTNEALTAYQNGYVHLHTRVAIATSSLSNQTFTDEQRKMLLITTVGKLIFNEILPDSFPYINEPTGTNLEVKTPEKYFVHPTVNVKEHIQKQELVAPFKKKILGNIIAEVFKKFKITETSKMLDRMKDLGFKYSTKAGITVGVADIVVLGEKEQILQEAQGKVDNVMKQFRRGLITEDERYDRVISIWSAAKDIIQGKLMASLDKRNPIFMMSDSGARGNASNFTQLAGMRGLMANPAGRIIELPIKSSFREGLTVLEYFISTHGARKGLADTALKTADSGYLTRRLVDVAQDVIVREDDCGTDRGLLIGSIKDGTEVIEPLEERLVGRYARKTIKHPGTGSILVQENELIDEDLAKVIVDSGLEQVWIRSAFTCNTRHGVCKKCYGRNLATGQQVEVGEAVGIIAAQSIGEPGTQLTMRTFHTGGVAGDDITQGLPRIQELFEARNPKGQAVISEIDGAVTAINEGRDRQQEIVLQGQVETRTYTVPYTARLKVAVNDEVVRGQELTEGSIDPKEYLKITDVSSVQEYLLREVQKVYRMQGVEIGDKHIEVMVRQMLRKVRVIDAGETDVLPGSLLDVHQFRDANEKALLEGRMPATGRPVLLGITKASLETDSFLSAASFQETTRVLTDAAIKGKRDELLGLKENVIIGKLVPAGTGMQRYRRSEPVLAQVEESVTVE is encoded by the coding sequence TTGCTAGATGTTAATAACTTCGAATATATGAAAATCGGCTTAGCATCACCAGATAAAATTCGATCTTGGTCTTTCGGAGAGGTCAAAAAACCAGAAACGATCAACTATCGTACATTAAAACCAGAAAAAGACGGTTTATTTTGTGAACGCATTTTCGGACCGACAAAAGACTGGGAATGTCATTGTGGAAAGTATAAAAGAGTACGTTATAAAGGTGTAGTATGTGACCGTTGTGGTGTAGAAGTAACAAAGGCAAAAGTTCGTCGTGAACGCATGGGTCATATTGAACTGGCCGCTCCAGTGTCACATATTTGGTATTTCAAAGGAATTCCAAGCCGTATGGGACTTGTGTTAGATATGTCCCCACGTTCTCTTGAGGAAGTCATTTACTTTGCTTCATACGTAGTAACAGAAGCAGGAGATACTTCATTAGAGAAGAAACAATTGCTATCTGAAAAAGAATACCGTGTATACCGTGATAAATACGGCAGCAAGTTTCAAGCGTCTATGGGAGCTGAAGCGATCAAAAAGCTTCTTGCAGACATTGATCTTGAAAAAGAAGTGGAAGTTCTTAAAGATGAGTTAAAAAGTGCCCAAGGACAGCGTCGTACAAGAGCGATTAAGCGTCTTGAAGTCATTGAAGCATTTCGTCATTCGGGCAACAACCCAGACTGGATGATTTTAGATGTCCTTCCGGTAATTCCGCCAGAATTGCGACCGATGGTCCAATTAGATGGTGGTCGTTTTGCGACATCGGATTTAAATGATTTATATCGTCGTGTAATTAATCGTAACAATCGTTTGAAACGTTTGTTAGATTTAGGCGCTCCAAGCATCATCGTGCAAAATGAAAAGCGTATGCTTCAAGAAGCAGTTGATGCCTTAATTGACAACGGACGTCGTGGTCGACCGGTCACAGGACCAGGTAACCGCCCTCTTAAATCTCTTTCACATATGTTGAAAGGGAAGCAAGGACGTTTCCGTCAAAACTTATTAGGTAAACGTGTTGACTACTCTGGTCGTTCTGTTATCGTTGTAGGTCCTAATTTGAAAATGTATCAATGTGGACTTCCGAAAGAAATGGCATTAGAGTTGTTTAAACCGTTTGTTATGAAAGAGCTTGTTGGAAAAGGATTAGCTCATAACATCAAGAGTGCTAAGCGTAAAATCGAGCGCGTGCATCCAGAGGTGTGGGATGTCCTTGAAGAAGTGATTAGAGAGCATCCGGTACTTCTTAACCGTGCCCCAACGCTTCACCGCTTAGGTATTCAAGCATTTGAACCGACGCTTGTTGAAGGACGGGCAATTCGCCTTCATCCGCTCGTTTGTACAGCTTACAACGCGGACTTTGATGGTGACCAAATGGCCGTTCACGTTCCTTTATCAGCAGAAGCCCAAGCAGAAGCTCGTATGCTCATGCTTGCTGCGCAAAACATCCTAAACCCTAAGGATGGAAAACCGGTTGTAACCCCTTCACAGGATATGGTATTAGGTAACTACTATTTAACCCTTGAACGCGAAGATGCAATTGGAGAGGGTATGATCTTTAAAGATACAAACGAAGCGTTAACTGCTTATCAAAATGGATATGTTCATCTTCATACACGTGTAGCAATCGCAACGTCTTCTTTAAGCAATCAAACGTTTACTGATGAGCAAAGAAAAATGTTGCTGATCACTACTGTAGGGAAATTAATCTTTAATGAAATCCTTCCTGATTCCTTCCCGTACATCAATGAACCAACGGGAACAAACTTGGAAGTGAAAACACCAGAGAAATATTTCGTTCACCCGACAGTAAATGTCAAAGAACATATTCAAAAACAAGAGCTAGTTGCTCCGTTTAAGAAGAAAATTCTTGGTAATATCATCGCTGAAGTGTTCAAGAAGTTTAAGATCACAGAAACATCAAAAATGCTTGATCGTATGAAAGACTTAGGTTTTAAATACTCCACTAAAGCTGGTATTACAGTTGGCGTAGCGGACATTGTTGTATTAGGTGAAAAAGAACAAATTCTTCAAGAAGCTCAAGGTAAAGTGGATAACGTAATGAAGCAGTTCAGACGTGGTTTAATTACTGAAGATGAGCGTTATGATCGCGTTATCTCGATTTGGAGTGCGGCAAAAGATATTATTCAAGGTAAGTTAATGGCTTCCTTAGATAAACGCAACCCGATCTTCATGATGAGTGACTCTGGAGCCCGTGGTAACGCGTCTAACTTTACGCAGCTTGCAGGTATGCGTGGTTTGATGGCCAACCCGGCTGGTCGAATCATCGAGTTACCAATTAAATCAAGTTTCCGTGAAGGTTTAACCGTATTAGAGTACTTCATCTCGACACATGGTGCGCGTAAAGGTCTTGCCGATACCGCTCTGAAAACGGCTGACTCAGGTTACTTAACTCGCCGTCTAGTAGACGTAGCCCAAGATGTTATCGTTCGTGAAGACGATTGCGGAACAGATCGCGGTTTACTAATTGGTTCTATTAAAGATGGTACAGAAGTGATCGAGCCTTTAGAAGAACGCCTAGTAGGTCGTTATGCTAGAAAAACAATTAAACACCCTGGAACAGGATCTATTCTTGTACAGGAAAATGAGCTAATCGATGAAGACTTAGCTAAAGTGATCGTTGATTCAGGCCTTGAACAAGTATGGATTCGTTCAGCCTTTACTTGTAATACTCGTCATGGAGTATGTAAGAAATGTTATGGTCGTAACCTTGCAACTGGTCAACAAGTGGAAGTGGGAGAAGCAGTTGGTATCATTGCTGCCCAATCTATTGGTGAACCAGGTACACAGCTTACGATGCGTACATTCCATACAGGTGGGGTAGCCGGAGATGATATCACTCAAGGTTTACCTCGTATCCAAGAGTTGTTCGAAGCACGTAACCCTAAAGGTCAAGCGGTGATTTCTGAAATTGATGGTGCGGTAACAGCTATCAACGAAGGGCGCGACCGCCAGCAAGAAATCGTCTTGCAAGGTCAAGTCGAAACTCGCACATACACAGTGCCATATACTGCTCGCTTAAAAGTAGCTGTGAACGACGAGGTTGTTCGCGGACAGGAATTAACGGAAGGTTCGATTGATCCGAAAGAATACTTGAAGATCACAGATGTTTCCTCTGTTCAAGAATACTTATTGCGTGAAGTACAGAAGGTATACCGTATGCAAGGGGTAGAAATCGGTGACAAACACATCGAAGTAATGGTACGCCAAATGCTTCGCAAAGTCCGTGTCATTGATGCGGGTGAAACAGATGTGTTACCTGGAAGCTTGTTAGATGTACATCAATTCAGAGATGCGAACGAAAAAGCATTGCTTGAAGGTCGTATGCCGGCAACCGGGAGACCAGTTCTTCTTGGTATTACGAAAGCATCGCTTGAAACAGATTCATTCTTGTCTGCCGCATCGTTCCAAGAAACGACTCGTGTACTTACGGACGCTGCAATTAAAGGAAAACGAGATGAACTGCTTGGTTTGAAAGAAAATGTAATCATCGGTAAACTCGTTCCAGCTGGAACAGGTATGCAAAGGTATCGTAGATCTGAACCAGTATTAGCACAAGTTGAAGAATCAGTCACTGTAGAATAA
- a CDS encoding ribosomal L7Ae/L30e/S12e/Gadd45 family protein: MSYEKVAKAKCLKIGTKQTVKALERNKAQEVILAADANPAIIQIILDLAHEKAVPVTYVDSMQKLGKTCKIDVKAVAVAIISE; encoded by the coding sequence ATGTCTTATGAAAAAGTAGCAAAGGCAAAATGCCTTAAAATAGGAACAAAACAAACAGTGAAGGCTCTTGAAAGAAACAAAGCTCAAGAAGTAATTCTCGCTGCAGACGCAAATCCAGCTATTATTCAAATAATACTCGATCTTGCGCATGAAAAAGCAGTGCCTGTTACTTATGTTGATTCCATGCAAAAGCTTGGAAAAACATGCAAAATTGACGTCAAGGCAGTTGCTGTTGCTATTATTAGTGAATAA
- the rpsL gene encoding 30S ribosomal protein S12, translating into MPTINQLVRKPRKSKTTTSKSPALNKGYNSFKKAQTDVSSPQKRGVCTRVGTMTPKKPNSALRKYARVRLSNGIEVTAYIPGIGHNLQEHSVVLIRGGRVKDLPGVRYHIVRGALDTAGVETRRQGRSKYGTKRPKPAKN; encoded by the coding sequence ATGCCTACTATTAACCAGTTAGTGCGTAAACCTCGTAAATCAAAAACTACTACTTCTAAATCACCAGCACTTAACAAAGGATACAACAGCTTCAAGAAAGCTCAAACAGATGTATCTTCACCACAAAAACGTGGAGTTTGTACACGTGTTGGTACTATGACACCGAAAAAACCGAACTCAGCTTTACGTAAGTATGCCCGTGTTCGTTTAAGTAACGGTATCGAAGTAACTGCTTATATTCCTGGTATCGGTCACAACTTACAAGAGCATAGCGTTGTTCTTATCCGTGGCGGACGTGTAAAGGATTTACCAGGGGTACGTTATCATATCGTACGTGGTGCGCTTGATACTGCGGGTGTTGAAACTCGTCGTCAAGGTCGTTCTAAATATGGTACAAAGCGTCCTAAACCAGCTAAAAACTAA
- the rpsG gene encoding 30S ribosomal protein S7: protein MPRKGPVAKRDVLPDPMYNSKLVTRLINKMMVDGKRGKSQAILYASFDLIRERTGKDPMEVFDQAIKNIMPVLEVRARRVGGANYQVPVEVRPERRTTLGLRWLVNYSRLRGEKTMEERLAAEILDAANNTGASVKKREDTHKMAEANKAFAHYRW from the coding sequence ATGCCACGTAAAGGTCCTGTAGCGAAAAGAGACGTACTTCCAGATCCAATGTACAACTCTAAGCTAGTTACTCGTCTTATCAACAAAATGATGGTAGACGGTAAAAGAGGTAAATCACAAGCTATTCTTTACGCATCATTTGATCTTATTCGCGAACGTACGGGTAAAGACCCTATGGAAGTATTCGATCAAGCAATCAAAAACATCATGCCAGTATTAGAGGTTAGAGCACGCCGTGTAGGTGGAGCTAACTACCAAGTTCCAGTTGAGGTTCGCCCTGAGCGTCGCACAACTCTTGGTCTTCGCTGGTTAGTAAATTATTCTCGCCTTCGTGGAGAGAAAACAATGGAAGAACGCCTTGCTGCTGAAATTCTTGATGCAGCTAACAACACAGGTGCTTCTGTTAAGAAACGTGAAGACACTCACAAAATGGCGGAAGCAAACAAAGCGTTTGCTCACTATCGCTGGTAA
- the fusA gene encoding elongation factor G, with amino-acid sequence MAREFSLENTRNIGIMAHIDAGKTTTTERILYYTGRIHKIGETHEGASQMDWMEQEQERGITITSAATTAQWKGNRVNIIDTPGHVDFTVEVERSLRVLDGAVTVLDAQSGVEPQTETVWRQATTYGVPRIVFVNKMDKIGADFLYSVGTIHNRLMANAHPIQLPIGAEDEFRGIIDLIEMKATFYGNDLGTEIEEGEIPAEYQDQAEEYREKLIEAVAELDEDLMEKYLGGEELTKEEIKAAIRKGTVNVEFFPVLCGTAFKNKGVQLMLDAVIDYLPAPTDVPAINGTLPDSDEEVTRPSTDDAPFSALAFKVMTDPYVGKLTFFRVYSGILNSGSYVQNSTKGKRERVGRILQMHANSREEISEVHAGDIAAAVGLKDTTTGDTLCDEKNLVILESMEFPEPVISLSVEPKSKADQAKMSTALQKLQEEDPTFRAETNQETGQVIISGMGELHLDIIVDRMRREFKVEANVGAPQVAYRETFRGSAQVEGKFARQSGGRGQFGHVWIEFSPNEEGAGFEFENGIVGGVVPREYIPAVQAGLEDALQNGILAGYPMVDIKARLFDGSYHDVDSSEMAFKIAASMALKNAASKCSPVLLEPMMKVEVVIPDEYLGDIMGDVTSRRGRVEGMEARGNAQVVKAFVPLSEMFGYATSLRSNTQGRGTYSMHFDHYEEVPKSVSEEIIKKNKGE; translated from the coding sequence ATGGCAAGAGAGTTCTCCTTAGAAAACACTCGAAATATCGGTATCATGGCTCACATTGATGCCGGTAAGACAACAACAACCGAGCGTATTCTTTATTACACAGGCCGTATCCATAAAATTGGTGAGACTCACGAAGGTGCTTCTCAAATGGACTGGATGGAGCAAGAACAAGAACGCGGTATCACAATCACTTCCGCTGCAACAACTGCACAATGGAAAGGTAACCGTGTAAACATCATCGATACTCCAGGACACGTAGACTTCACTGTTGAAGTTGAACGTTCTCTTCGTGTACTTGATGGTGCAGTAACAGTACTTGACGCTCAATCTGGTGTTGAGCCTCAAACAGAAACTGTTTGGCGTCAGGCTACTACTTATGGAGTTCCTCGTATCGTATTCGTTAACAAAATGGATAAAATCGGTGCGGACTTCTTATACTCTGTAGGTACAATCCACAATCGTTTGATGGCAAATGCTCATCCAATCCAATTACCAATTGGTGCAGAAGATGAGTTCCGCGGCATCATCGATTTAATTGAAATGAAAGCAACTTTCTACGGTAACGACCTTGGAACTGAAATCGAGGAAGGCGAAATTCCTGCTGAGTATCAAGACCAAGCAGAAGAGTACCGTGAAAAGTTAATCGAAGCAGTAGCAGAACTTGATGAAGACTTAATGGAGAAATACCTTGGTGGAGAAGAGCTTACGAAAGAAGAAATCAAAGCTGCGATCCGTAAAGGTACAGTAAACGTTGAATTCTTCCCAGTTCTATGCGGAACTGCATTCAAAAACAAAGGTGTACAATTAATGCTAGATGCAGTAATTGATTACCTTCCAGCTCCAACAGATGTACCAGCAATTAATGGTACTTTACCAGATAGCGATGAAGAAGTAACTCGTCCTTCAACTGACGATGCACCATTCTCGGCGCTTGCGTTTAAAGTTATGACTGACCCTTATGTTGGTAAATTAACTTTCTTCCGCGTATATTCTGGTATCCTTAATTCTGGATCATACGTTCAAAACTCAACTAAAGGTAAGCGTGAGCGTGTAGGTCGTATTCTTCAAATGCATGCGAACTCACGTGAAGAAATCTCTGAAGTACATGCTGGAGATATCGCTGCTGCAGTTGGTTTGAAAGATACAACTACTGGTGACACATTATGTGACGAGAAAAATCTTGTTATTCTTGAGTCAATGGAATTCCCTGAGCCGGTAATTTCATTATCAGTAGAACCAAAATCAAAAGCTGACCAGGCGAAAATGTCTACAGCTTTACAAAAACTTCAAGAAGAGGATCCTACATTCCGTGCTGAAACTAACCAGGAAACTGGACAAGTTATCATCTCTGGTATGGGTGAGCTTCACCTTGATATCATCGTTGACCGTATGCGTCGCGAATTCAAAGTAGAAGCTAACGTTGGTGCACCTCAAGTTGCTTACCGTGAAACTTTCCGTGGATCTGCTCAAGTTGAAGGTAAATTTGCCCGTCAATCTGGTGGACGCGGACAATTCGGTCACGTTTGGATCGAGTTCTCTCCTAACGAAGAAGGAGCAGGATTTGAATTCGAAAACGGAATCGTAGGTGGGGTTGTTCCACGTGAATACATCCCTGCGGTTCAAGCGGGTCTTGAAGATGCATTACAAAATGGTATTCTAGCTGGTTATCCAATGGTGGACATCAAAGCAAGACTATTTGATGGTTCTTACCATGATGTTGACTCCAGTGAGATGGCGTTTAAAATCGCTGCTTCTATGGCTCTGAAAAACGCTGCTTCTAAATGTAGCCCAGTTCTACTTGAACCAATGATGAAAGTAGAAGTTGTTATTCCAGATGAATATCTTGGAGACATCATGGGTGATGTTACTTCCCGTCGTGGACGTGTGGAAGGAATGGAAGCTCGCGGAAATGCTCAAGTAGTTAAAGCGTTCGTTCCTCTTTCTGAAATGTTTGGTTACGCAACTTCATTGCGTTCTAACACTCAAGGTCGTGGAACATACTCTATGCACTTCGATCATTATGAAGAAGTACCAAAATCAGTTTCTGAAGAAATTATTAAAAAAAATAAAGGCGAATAA